In a genomic window of Borrelia maritima:
- a CDS encoding YigZ family protein: protein MIFVPKNNTNSKIEIKKSIFVSYIFNIEKKEDINKTIKKYKIKFKNATHVVYGFRIGNKNSFLNGMSDDKEPNLTAGKPTLDAIIHNNLTDTLIITLRYFGGTLLGRGGLTKAYYRSAKEVIKNTAIIEKEELEILNLNLNYNQYNSLLKMKNKLEIEITDSNFSNKINTSIKFKTKNKQKISEFFIETGLIPEILKLNEKKCKC from the coding sequence ATGATATTTGTGCCAAAAAACAATACTAATTCTAAAATTGAAATAAAAAAATCTATCTTTGTTTCATATATTTTTAATATTGAAAAAAAAGAAGATATAAATAAAACTATTAAAAAATACAAAATAAAATTTAAAAATGCTACGCATGTAGTTTATGGATTTAGAATTGGAAATAAGAACTCATTCCTAAATGGAATGAGTGATGACAAAGAACCTAATTTAACAGCTGGAAAGCCCACATTAGATGCCATAATACATAATAATTTAACTGATACCTTAATAATCACATTGCGATATTTTGGAGGTACCTTGCTTGGCAGGGGAGGATTAACAAAGGCATATTACAGATCCGCAAAAGAAGTTATTAAAAATACTGCTATAATAGAAAAAGAGGAATTGGAAATTTTAAATTTAAATTTAAATTACAATCAATACAATTCACTATTAAAAATGAAAAATAAGCTTGAAATAGAAATAACAGATTCAAACTTTTCAAACAAAATAAACACCTCAATTAAATTTAAAACAAAAAATAAACAAAAAATATCAGAATTTTTCATAGAAACTGGATTAATTCCAGAAATTTTAAAGCTTAATGAAAAAAAATGCAAATGCTAA
- a CDS encoding ParA family protein: MKIISVINQKGGVGKTTSAINISYSMTLLNKKILLIDIDSQGNSTSGTNTSEHIIENSSYELINKKIKIKPLNHFTLDIIPSSIKLALLEKELINELSRENFLKNALTLYEKDKYDFIIIDCPPTLSILTINALIASNYLLIPIETEFFAFEGINQLIDTINTVKQLNKNLEIAGVFINKYDIRNKSKEKYISSLKKVFKEKLLNTKIRKNIAISKSQEAKIPVYEYDKESNAAKDFLELSKEIIKKIKE, translated from the coding sequence ATGAAAATAATATCTGTAATCAATCAAAAAGGGGGTGTAGGAAAAACCACAAGCGCCATTAATATTTCTTATTCAATGACCCTGCTTAATAAAAAAATTCTTCTAATAGATATTGATTCACAAGGAAATTCTACTAGTGGCACAAACACATCAGAACATATAATTGAAAACTCGAGTTATGAACTTATTAACAAAAAAATAAAGATTAAACCTTTAAATCATTTTACATTAGATATAATTCCATCCAGCATTAAATTAGCTTTATTAGAAAAAGAATTAATCAATGAACTCTCAAGAGAAAATTTTCTAAAAAATGCATTAACACTGTACGAAAAAGATAAATATGATTTTATTATTATTGACTGTCCCCCCACACTTTCAATATTAACTATAAATGCTCTTATTGCAAGCAATTACTTATTAATACCAATTGAAACAGAATTTTTTGCATTTGAAGGTATAAATCAGCTAATAGACACAATAAATACTGTAAAGCAATTAAATAAAAATTTAGAGATTGCTGGTGTTTTTATAAACAAATATGATATAAGAAACAAAAGTAAAGAAAAATATATAAGCTCATTAAAAAAAGTTTTTAAAGAAAAACTTTTAAATACGAAAATAAGGAAAAATATAGCCATTTCAAAATCTCAAGAAGCAAAAATACCCGTATATGAATATGACAAAGAAAGTAATGCTGCAAAAGATTTCTTAGAACTCTCAAAAGAAATAATCAAAAAAATCAAGGAATAA
- a CDS encoding ParB/RepB/Spo0J family partition protein, translating into MDGVFKMIDIQLLDIDNDQPRKSISLVELEELGISIKENGILQPLIVCKTNERYKIIVGERRFRAAKLVQMTNIPVIEVNIKEFYKDFMPLVENIQREDFTPVEEAYAYKNLMNKYSLTQKDLSEKIGKSRAYISNLVRILDLEQEILNAIHRKEISFGHAKVILSLKDKQDRYNLYLMILKKKISVRDAEKYVRNFYKSIVKKEESEQDPFLSNIKEFLFDKIQTKIDIKGNQNKGKIEIKYFTEGDLRRIVSFFGHIG; encoded by the coding sequence ATGGATGGAGTTTTTAAAATGATAGATATTCAGCTTTTAGATATTGACAATGATCAACCAAGGAAATCTATTAGTCTTGTTGAATTAGAAGAGTTAGGTATTTCTATAAAAGAAAATGGAATTTTGCAACCCTTAATTGTTTGTAAAACAAATGAGAGATATAAAATAATAGTAGGAGAAAGAAGGTTTAGGGCTGCTAAACTTGTTCAGATGACAAATATTCCTGTTATCGAGGTTAACATAAAAGAATTTTATAAAGATTTTATGCCTTTGGTTGAAAATATTCAACGAGAAGATTTTACACCTGTTGAGGAAGCCTATGCCTATAAAAATCTAATGAATAAATATTCTTTAACTCAAAAGGATTTATCTGAAAAAATTGGCAAAAGCAGAGCTTATATATCAAATTTAGTTAGAATTTTAGATCTTGAACAAGAAATATTAAATGCAATACATAGGAAAGAAATTTCTTTTGGGCATGCTAAAGTTATTTTATCTTTAAAAGATAAACAAGATAGGTATAATCTTTATTTAATGATACTAAAAAAAAAAATTTCTGTAAGAGATGCAGAAAAATATGTTAGAAATTTTTATAAATCCATAGTAAAAAAAGAGGAATCGGAACAAGATCCCTTTTTAAGCAATATAAAGGAATTTTTATTTGATAAAATCCAAACAAAAATAGATATTAAGGGGAATCAAAATAAAGGAAAAATAGAGATAAAGTATTTTACAGAGGGCGATTTAAGAAGGATTGTTTCCTTTTTTGGTCATATTGGCTAA